The DNA region CCATGTCCTGCCGGGGCCCCGACGACCGGGGGACCTGGACCGACGGTCACGCCTCGCTCGGACACCGGCGGCTCGCGATCATCGACCTGCCCGGCGGGCGCCAGCCCATGACCGTCGGCACACCCGAAGGCCCGGTCGCCCTCGTCTACTCCGGTGAGGCGTACAACTTCACCGAACTCCGCGGCGAACTGACCGCCCGCGGGCACCGGTTCACCACCGACTCGGACACCGAGGTCGTACTGCGCGGCTATCTGGAGTGGGGCGAGGCCCTCGCCGAGCGGCTGAACGGCATGTACGCCTTCGCGCTCTGGGACGGCCGCCACGACCGGCTCGTCATGATCCGCGACCGGATGGGCGTCAAGCCCTTCTACTACTGGCCGACGCCCGACGGTGTGCTCTTCGGTTCGGAACCCAAGGCCATCCTCGCCAACCCGCTGGCCCGGCCCCGGGTGACCCTCGACGGGCTGAGGGAGCTCTTCACCGTCGTCAAGACCCCGGGCCACGCCGTATGGGACGGCATGTACGAGGTGGAGCCCGGCACGGTCGTCACCGTGGACCGCGGCGGCCTGCGCCGACACGTCTACTGGCGGCTGGAGACCCGCCCGCACGCCGACGACCGGGACACCTCGATTGCCACCGTACGGTCGCTGCTCGACGACATCGTGCGCCGCCAGCTGGTCTCCGACGTACCCCGCTGCATCCTGCTCTCCGGTGGACTCGACTCATCGGCGGTCACCGCGCTCGCCGCCCGGCAGCTCGCCGAGAGCGGCGAGAAGGTCCGCACCTTCGCCGTCGACTTCGTGGGACGCACCGAGAACTTCGTCGCCGACGAGCTGCGCACCACCCCCGACACCCCGTTCGTGCACGACGTGGCCCAGCGGGCGGGCACCCTCCACCGGGACATCGTGCTCGACCCCGACACCCTCGCCGACCCGGAGGTACGGGCCCGGATGATCCGGGCCCGGGACATCCCCATGGGCCTCGGTGACATGGACGCCTCGCTCTATCTGCTC from Streptomyces sp. NBC_01591 includes:
- the asnB gene encoding asparagine synthase (glutamine-hydrolyzing); the encoded protein is MCGIAGWVSFDRDLRAAEEVAKLDAMTETMSCRGPDDRGTWTDGHASLGHRRLAIIDLPGGRQPMTVGTPEGPVALVYSGEAYNFTELRGELTARGHRFTTDSDTEVVLRGYLEWGEALAERLNGMYAFALWDGRHDRLVMIRDRMGVKPFYYWPTPDGVLFGSEPKAILANPLARPRVTLDGLRELFTVVKTPGHAVWDGMYEVEPGTVVTVDRGGLRRHVYWRLETRPHADDRDTSIATVRSLLDDIVRRQLVSDVPRCILLSGGLDSSAVTALAARQLAESGEKVRTFAVDFVGRTENFVADELRTTPDTPFVHDVAQRAGTLHRDIVLDPDTLADPEVRARMIRARDIPMGLGDMDASLYLLFRAIREHSTVALSGESADEVFGGYLQFFDEQARSADTFPWLVRFAEHFGEDSGVLRDDLVRALDLDAYVRDSYEAAVAGIERLTGESDFEYRMRRICHLHLTRFVRVLLDRKDRASMAVGLEVRVPFCDHRLVEYVYNTPWALKSFDGREKSLLREATADVLPRSVYDRTKSPYPSTQDPKYAMALQAHARELLARPDHRVFDLVDRERLRRAADHDAPQVTSASRRSLERALDLAMWLDLYEPELILG